In Clostridium novyi, one genomic interval encodes:
- a CDS encoding WG repeat-containing protein has product MKKNFLVPIFISISLVFSLSGCTKQNKNISNCSENEKKYINSNFKYVKTLPGVTKDMELSAYNCTILTEGVTVFKQNNKYGVIDKEGDIVIKPQSNEIDCFKNGYATIINKGKKGVIDKRGNMVIKPQFDSISDIQYNHFVIRSNNKDGIIDIKGNILLQPQLYNISFLKVDMG; this is encoded by the coding sequence ATGAAAAAAAATTTTTTGGTACCAATATTCATTAGTATTTCCTTAGTTTTTTCACTGTCAGGATGTACAAAACAAAATAAAAATATCTCAAATTGTTCTGAAAATGAGAAAAAATATATAAATTCTAACTTTAAATATGTTAAAACTTTACCTGGAGTTACAAAAGACATGGAATTATCAGCTTACAATTGTACTATTTTAACTGAAGGAGTTACAGTTTTCAAACAAAATAATAAATATGGAGTTATTGATAAAGAAGGAGATATAGTAATTAAACCTCAATCTAACGAAATTGACTGTTTTAAAAATGGATATGCAACAATAATAAACAAAGGTAAGAAAGGGGTTATTGATAAAAGAGGTAATATGGTAATTAAACCACAATTTGATTCTATTTCAGATATTCAATATAATCATTTTGTTATAAGGTCAAATAATAAAGATGGCATTATTGACATAAAAGGCAATATACTACTACAACCTCAACTTTACAATATCTCATTTTTGAAAGTGGATATGGGATAA